In the Choloepus didactylus isolate mChoDid1 chromosome 3, mChoDid1.pri, whole genome shotgun sequence genome, AATTGCCTTGCTTGCTTTACTCGACTTTTTAAGCACTAGAAACATAAATGTGATCATAGAAACATAAATGTGATTATATCACTTTCTCCCCTTGTCAGATAATAAGAGTGGTTAAGAACAACAACTTTAAATTAGAAGGGATTTCCCAACAGGTCTCTCTTCTGGttataaattctaaataaaaaacaCTGGGTTGGTTCTTCCTTTGATAAAAATGGAGTTACTAAGATATTAAACACGTATTACCTTCCAAAAGAATGGAGAGGAGGAATATTTTCAAATAGACATCTCAGGAGTAATTATCATTGCTCTATGTAAAGGAGTGGACAATTTGAAACTAAAAGCAGATATGAAATTTGTGTTAGAGGTGGTGATGGTGTGTGCAAACATCCTTTTTTAGCTAACACGTGATTCTTTCTAGCCCCCAAGGGGCTTAAACCTAGAATGTGGTCGACCTTCACTTGGTCACTTTTGACCCAAGGCCAGCCAAAGGTCAATCATTTCTGCTTTGCAGATTGAGTGTAAGTTATAGGATTGTGTATCTTGGAGACTAGGAAACCATTTTTGCTTCCTCTGAAGTTTGATTATGTACATTAACTTTAACTTTAATAAGGATTGGAAAGCTGAGCTATCTCTTTCAGATGCATTTTTATTCCAGCCACCCTGTATATGTCCCTTTTCTAGGAGTTTACTTTTCAAACCAACTAgcttgttaaaatggcaaatgcGAATCAAGTTCCAATAATTCATTTATGAAGACTCAGTCTTAATCACAATGCTGGAGCTGTAAGGGACTCTTAGTATATCCCTGTCTAATTCCTTCAATTTACAACTGAGGAAATTGAAGCCCAAAGACATTAAGTGCAAGAACTAAGTTTCTAAACACTCCACCAAGAAATTTCAACTTCACTGTTTTATTTCAAGGTTTTCTGAACTTTGTAGTTTATTAAGCCTTAGTTACCAAATcactggtttttgttttgttttgtttttgctcacCTTGTTTGCTCTGCAATTCTCCAAAACCAAGTTTGTGTTTGAATTGAGGGTTACACTCTTATTTCAGTGTTAGCTTCTCAACTATGATCTGgcttcttgtaatttttttggaCCTTATGTCAGTGGAATCCTGTAAACAAACATTCCTGAAATATACAAATGCTCTACTCAATCTGACATGGGGAGAATTTCAGAGAAACACAACTAATTCTGCTTCCAAAAACCACAGATGTGGGGAAAAGttataccatacacaaaaattatgaaaattagaTATTTGTTTATAGTTTAATCATGAGAACAATTTTCTTGTTCTTCAAGATGTAAATACATACTAGAATAATCTCTGTAGAATATACAAAAAATACATACTTTTCCcatgaaatttttctttataataaataGAAAGGAACACGTGTGTGGCTGATCCTGATAATGCTCCGTGTCTGCTTAGGTTTTCAGtctgttgatttatttttaatctcttgaaAGAATGGAGGAGTTCCTTCTCTTAAAAGGTCGAGATAAATAATTCATGAAGCAATCCTCCCTCcgtatttttcccttttcctccacatttttccttttgatagAGAGTTCAGACTAAATTTCCACGCTTGCTTTCAATCATTACAAAGCCTACAAATTATACAATGACTTCTAACCTGGCCCTCTAACAAAACAACTTTTTTCCCCCTCATAAATCATAAGAGACAGATGgcaaaatggggaagaaaaaggaaagaaggacgGGACAATAGGCATTGTGACAAATCTGGGGAACAGAACAAAGTGCACATCAGAGAGAGAAAGTTTGGTTTGACAGGTGAAATTCCCACAGCCTGCAGACAGCAATGGGAAtaaagcagatgctagccattgCAAATCTGTGGATAATATTATTACCGGTAAAATCATTCAGATGCTAAGATACATTTCTTTCTACTCAACATTAACATCTCTATGTTGAAGCAAAGGTGACGAGATCACAGGAACCAGTTGCATTCTCTCTGGGAGATTCACACGAACTGCACTGAGTCCTCAGGCGTTACAGAGAGGGGAGGAGCGTCAGTCCGCTCTGCAAACCCTTTAGCTATGCCACTCTCATCTCCTCCCAGCGTCTCTTTAGCCTTAAGAAGCGCACCCCAAATTTCATCATCCTCTTTGATAATAAGCTCCATCACACCCTCATTCAATCAGAGCCCGTCGAATTAAGAAAACCCATAGCCAAGGAATGCAGCACAACAACCGAGGAATCAGAACGGCTACATCTGCTCTGTGAAGTGAGGTGGTGACCAGGTCATGGAAAGTGGGAACAGGGAAAGGGTGGTTGGAGGGCTCGGTCGGAGACAGGAAAGGGAGCCCACTAAGGCCTGGTTTTAGTAACAGAGATGGGGTCTCTAGATGCAATCCCTGGCTATGGGGAGGTGAGGTGCGTAGCGGTGCTTATCGCGAGGCGGGGGCTGCCAATACTCCATGTCTGAACCCGCCGGACTAGCAGGCGATAAAACGCAGCTGTAGGGGGAAGTGGAGTTGGAGGACGCGGAGGAGGACGGCGCGGGACTGTTGGTACAACTCCACGTGGAGGCGGGCGATGGGCTGTCCCCGCAGCTGCTCAGGGCGCCGCTAGCGCCTCCGGGACTCAGCAACACTGCCTCGGAAAATAGAGCCCCTGGCAGGCCCCCGCCGCTGCCCCCGCAGTGGTCGGCCAGGCGCAGGGTCTCGGTGAGCGCCCAGATGTAGTTGTGGGCGAAGCGCAGGGTCTCTATCTTCGTGAGTTTGGCATCTTCGGGGAACGTGGGGAGCACCTCACGCAGCGCATCCAGCGCCGCGTTGAGATTGTGCATGCGGTTACGCTCGCGGTTGTTGGCCTTCAGCCTGCGGGTCTTCTTGATGCGCTGAACAGTCTCCGCGGTCTTGGCACAGCGAGAGACCGCCCGGGCCCGGGAGGGGCGCCGTTTGCACTCGTGCGCCAGGTCCAGCAGCCGCGCGGGCCTGCAGCTCTCGGCGCCAGCCACTGAGCGGTCCCGCACCCCGGACCCGGCCTCGGCCCCGCGCGGCCGCCGCGCCCCTCCCGGAGCAcgcatctcctcctcctcttcctcctcctcagtgCTGGACGACAGCGGAGTCAGCGCCGCCGAGGCGGGGGAGGCTGAGCCGAGCAGCACCAGCACGTCCTCTTCTTCCTTCAACTCCAAGGTCTCGGATTTGACGAACATCCTACCGAAGACAagcagggagggagaaagaagcaaacgAGGGGTGAATATAGAAGCAGAGGCACGTTCTCCATGTCACCGGGGCGTGTGCCTGCTCGCACTGGAGAGGACTAGCTCTGAACAGTGCCATTGAGGAAGGTATACAGTTGGGGAAGAAACCCCTCTGAAGCGCTCCTCTTTAGGACCCCGCAGCCAGCCAGCCAGGTCCTGCATTCAACCGGCTACTCTGACGGCTGGGTTCCCGCCCCGGGAAGGGACCGCGACCCGCGACAGAGTGCAGAGGGCAGGGGGCTTGCGGATATGTCTGGGCTGGGTGAGGGAAACAACCCTCGAAGTTGGAAGCCGTGGGGCGTATACTTACTCAGTTCGCTCTAAATGTGCTTCAGCGTCGCTGTTAACTTTGGAGTGTGCCAGTAATGTCCGCGCAGTCGGGAGCAAGGCGCAGCGTCCTTCTCCTCGCTTGGAGGCCGAGGGCTTGGCGTTACTGCGGCGCGGCTCGGCGGGGGATCTCTCTAATCAGTGCGTTTGCCAAGAGACCCGGCGGCGGCCCGCCCGGGTCTCCTGTGTTGTGGTGGTAGTGCGTGTCTGTCAGTCCCTGGCCGTGCGGTTCCTGGCACGCGACTCTCAGGCACTCCAGTTAAAGCGAAGCTGCTTTTGGTTCAGTGGCTGCGTGTCTGGCACACGACTCTCCTTAAAACCCCTTATATACCACCAAGAAAACAATCAGATATGCCCCCGGGGCTCCCACCTCACACCCCCTCGGCCGCCGCCCCCTCCTACCCCCTGTTCCGGCCCCCCTTCTCCCCTGCTTTTTCCTCCCCGGGTCTATTCTTTTCATTGAATTATCatcattcatttctttctccttcttcacccccttcccccctcccctggCCTTGCCATCCATCCTTCTCCTCCCACCGCTCCCCCCTTCGTCCCTCCCCCCTTCTTTAATCAGCATAAAATGGTTTTAAAGCTCCTGTTGGAGCTCAAGGCTGCGGCTGGAGCTGCCGAAGCGGCGGCGGCGGAGGCTCAAGCTGCGGCTGTTGTCGCCGCCGCTGCCCATTGTGATTGGTGGCTCGCGCTCGGCTGGAGCGTGCCGCTAATTTATTAATGAATGGAGGTCGCGAGGCGCAGCTGGCCAATCAGGGCGCCCCAGACTCCAGGAGGCCGGCGAGCCACGCGCGCTGAAGCTCACTCCCTTTCAGCGGCTCATTAGGGGCCGGGGCACTGGGGActgttgggggtgtggggggCCAGGACGGTTGCCCTCGCCCGGGTCTTCGGTGACGCCGAGGCTTCCCCACACAGGCCCCCGCCCCggcgtgcgcgcgcgcgcgcatcGCACCCGACGCTGCCGGGCGTCCTCGCTGTCTGCTGATGGGATCCGAGGAATTAGTTAATGGGGGTCAGAATCCTGGGGAAAGCAGTCAGCCCCGTGTTGCTGCGGGGCGTCTCTTGGCAAAGCCTCATAGAAGCTGTATCAAATAGTAAACGATTTTAAAACGCATTCATTTGGTTAGAGAAGGAAAGGGGTGTCGGTGGCGATCCGTGGGCCCACAGTGTGCAAGCATGCTTGGGTTTCAGAGACTGATGTGCGAGGGTGAAGAGAGAAGATATGGGGGcgtatggggggaggggggagggaaaaTGGTGTGGGGGAACAGTTGACTGGCTTTCAGAGGATGTGAGTATAAAAGCACTCACATGTTAGACAGAGCTGGATGGGACCTCCTCATTTTACCTGCGAAGACTAAGATTGGGAGCACTGATATGATGTTtcggttttgtttttgtttttcggATTCCCCCCAGGTTATGGCTGGGCCGGAGAGTTAAGAGGCTTCTTGAGTGTATAGCAGGTTGCCTAGCGGGGGCAGCAGCAGAGCGGTGGCTCCTGCGAGCGTATGGGTTGCACTGACTTTTCCGTGACCTCTGTCCCGCGCTGGGGGGCGTTGTAGGGACACGGGGCTCGTCCTCCAGATTCTCCCAgcttttcaatgaaaaaaagagctGAAGGGCCACCGGACTTCTGAGGAAACTTGTTCTGAAGTGCTtgtcaaccccccacccccaccccgaccgACACACGCTCACGCCCACCCTCTTGTTAATGTGGCTAATTTCCTTAGAGACAGAACCAGAGCGCCCAGAAGAATGCGCGCTGAACTGAGTGTTAGAAGGTAGATGAGTGGCGGCGATGGATCTGGACCCCAGTAGATTAGAGAGGCGTCTTTTGAATCCCTTTTGCAGAGTAGGTTTAAGCAAGATACAGTTGGGGTGTTAAGAAAGGAAGAGTGGCAGAATAAAGACAATACTAACTGTGAGTCTCTGTTTCACTTAGTTTGTAGGAATTGGAAATAAGTTGTATTTCAGAGATGGGGATGATGAAAGTGGTTGTTAGTGTTTGGgcatagttttaatttgtttaatgttTTCTGCAGGGAGAAAAAGAGCAAGATTGGAAGGTACacagtaaagaaaatgaaattagaatCCTATGAATGAGACTGTTACTCACTGCAGCTCTCCTACCTCCAGACTTTCTTCTGTGTTGAAATGATTTGAAAACTGCCATGATATTTGCTTTGCTCCTTggtatttgttttccatttctccacactttaaaaaaaataaatttcctaaatttgaaaacattatttcatCCCTTCAGAATGGTTTGATTtcatttgttagaaatgcagaaatgaaaacagtaagaaggaaagagataCACATTCAGTCTCTCCAGCATGCAGCATCTGCCTCTCTCACACTTCTTTGGGTCTCTACCATGAACCTGCAGAATCAGAACTTCATAAAGGAgttagagtttttaaaaaagaagtcaaTAGTGAAAGATGCCAGAAATGATTACCTTGATTGCACATACACACAAGACTTATTTTATAGGCAATGATcacttaaacaaacaaatat is a window encoding:
- the NEUROG2 gene encoding neurogenin-2 — protein: MFVKSETLELKEEEDVLVLLGSASPASAALTPLSSSTEEEEEEEEMRAPGGARRPRGAEAGSGVRDRSVAGAESCRPARLLDLAHECKRRPSRARAVSRCAKTAETVQRIKKTRRLKANNRERNRMHNLNAALDALREVLPTFPEDAKLTKIETLRFAHNYIWALTETLRLADHCGGSGGGLPGALFSEAVLLSPGGASGALSSCGDSPSPASTWSCTNSPAPSSSASSNSTSPYSCVLSPASPAGSDMEYWQPPPRDKHRYAPHLPIARDCI